Genomic DNA from Melospiza georgiana isolate bMelGeo1 chromosome 3, bMelGeo1.pri, whole genome shotgun sequence:
GCATGAGcttgtttctgctgtttttgCAGGCCTTCAAGAATATGTTGAGGCAGtttcatttcagtattttatcaAAACACGATCTTTGATCAGTGTTGAAGAGATCAACAAACAACTAATATTTACAGCAGAAGACAGAGAAGAAACAACAAACATGgtaaaagtttttcttttctcaattGACAAACATCTTTCTGGGATGGAAATGCAGCGAGAAGGCTTAGTCACATTTTTGGCATCTGATTAAATAAGGCCAGTTAGTGGAATGGGATTGGATAGACATGTGGGCTTTGACTCACTTGTTCAAAACATGCCTTTTATTCTTATAAGTAGTAAACTAAATCTGTGGGATACAAGTTTATAAATTTCACATCCTTTTTATTCAGAGCAAACCGAACTCTTTCTGATATGGCAAAATATCCAGGACAGTGAAATGCTAGCTAACAAATGTAGCGGAGGGATTTTTAGTGCCTGGGGCTGTCTCTAAGACCTTGTGGTGTATAGTGATGTTGCAGAAGTTGGAGGACACAAACAAATCCAAGGCAGGATGAACTCCATGGCTGAAATCTTATTGCTGATATTGAACTATCACTTGTGTTTGCCTTGTGCATATGCCTTGGCTGCATCATTTGTAACTCTCCTGGAGCTGATTCCTTTCAGAGGACAGCCTGGTGTCCCATCATACCTTAGTCCTAATGCCGGATCTGCGGTTTCTTGGCTTGCCTGTGCTCCTAGCCTGCCCTAAATGGCTCATAGGGACAAACTGCTGTCACCAAACACAGTAAACTGGGTGCAGTTTGATTGTTCACAGAGGACAACAGTGATTTGGTAGCAATCTACAGAAGTGCACAAGCAGTTGAGGTGCAGTGTACAGTAATGCTGCTTTACGTGAATTCCTGAGTTTGTTTCTGCTGAAGAGATTCTGCTGTAAAGCACTtctcattctttttttattctcttggtAAGATATTTGCAGAGAAGCCTGATTTTTAGcttaaattaatttgtttttaccAGAGGTACCAGCTATGAAGTTGTTAACCCCAGTGTGCATGCCTCTGACTAGATCAGTCAATTTGGGTAGATAGCATATTATGGGAACAAGTGAACAGAAAGAAACCTGCATTGTCTCCCACGTTACCAATATTCTGGcaataaaaaatattggaaaCGTGGATAATGGAGCAAACTTGTAACTTTGTAATGGGTTTGCTTCAtgaagatttttgtttgttattttaataaacTCAATTGATATAAAACAGATCTGAGAATACTATGGCTACTTGTAGagaatatattttgaaattcaAGATAccattataaaattatattatttgttTTCATAATGCAGACTATTTTTGACTGATTTGCTAACTTTGGACTGactatttaggaaaaaaatctatcagGCTGAGATCTGTCAAGTGAAAGAAAACCCCGAACAACTGCAAATAAACGTTGCTGCAAAGATGTGATAATTCTGTTTGCAAATAGAGATGGTAGAGTTAGGGTATGTTTATCATACTTGCTAGAATGAAAATGACATCTCAAGTAGAAATTACCTTTTTTATGCTGGAAGGAGATTAGTACTTCTGAAATCAGCCCATGGCACTTCCACATGGTCTGATTTCCAGAATGTTTTAAATTTCCAGTTACGTTAGATGAGTTAGCGTGTAGTTGAGCCATTACAGATGGCTTTCTCACATTCTTTCTGTGCTGGACTTTGTTCCATTCTGTCCCCAGACCTCCAACTGCCACGATAAACAGCCTTGTAGGTGGAGCCTGAAGGTAACTCCCGTGGATTACCTGCTGGGAGTGGCGGATCTGACGGGAGAGCTGATGCGGCTGTGCATCAGCAGCGTTGGCAACGGGGACATCGACACGCCCTTCGAACTGAGCCAGTTCTTGCGCCAGATTTACGATGGCTTCACCTTCATCGGCAACACCGGACCTTACGAAGTCTCCAAGAAGCTCTACACCTTGAAACAGAGTCTGGCAAAGGTAGAGAATGCCTGCTACACGTTAAAAGTACGGGGATCTGAAATCCCAAAGCACATGCTGGCTGATGTCTTCTCCACCAAAACAGAATTGATTGACCAAGAGGAGGGACTTCCTTAAAATCAGGAAGCTTTTGCTACTCAGAAGAGAAGAGGACATAGAGAAAGCTCTCTAATTgtggtttgtggggttttgacCCTTCTCAAAGCTTTTTAGGTAGAGACATTTTTAGTTTTATCTATGAGAAGGCTGTTTGCAGTGGTAATTTGTAACCAAAAAAACTTTTTATGGTGTGCAAGAGAAGAAATGTTTGACTTTGGCCTCTTGGTATGGAATTTCCTGTATTGCTCCATTGTATCTTCTTTCAGAATGACCAAAATTTCCACTGCACTCTACTCCAGTGACCGTCATTTGTGTGACTCACCTCAAAATAAGTTTTCATCGAGcacagcagtggaaaaaaaatggttaGGTGCTCTTATTTAGCATTATCCATAGGTTTCTGCTGACTCATTTTTTGAGTATTTGGGTTCTGTAGTCATGTCACACCTACAACAATGCACCTGTGAATAAGTGCAGCCCTTGACTTGAGACTGGGGTGGTCTCAACAGTGCCATGTAATTCAAGTTTTCTCTGATTAGTGCTTTAAACTATGAAACTAAGTCAACTTTTTGCCAATTGATAATGAAGCTAATTGCACCAGGTAAATACTACTGTCACCTGTTATTTTGGGTCTCTCTTAAAAGTTGGCTCCATTTGAGCTAACACTAGTACTGCACAGTTTTGAGATGAGCTAGGAAATCCACAGAAAATAATTGTGGAAAGTATTGTTCTACATTTTTTGTAACACAGTTTAATGCAGAATCTGacatatttttgtttgtagACAAAATAAGTTGTCATACAAAGTATGTAATTTGGTGTTAGGACAAGCAGTTTTTGGCCAGAACAAATATGTTGCAGTGCTGGAAGTCTGTTCTCCATTGTTTGTGCTGCCCTGAGGACCTCCAGTGGGATTGAGCTGGTATAAGTGGAAAAGGGCTAGCCAAGCTTTAAATGTATGTTAGCAGGATCTATATCATGTGCATGTTCCTGTGGAAAGGAAATTGCAAACAGAAGTAAGGCAGGCATTCTGGTTTCCACATTTATCTTTGAGGGGGTATGTCACTGTTGGCAAAAAATCAGGGCTTTATGCTGGTGTCTGAAGTTATGAAAGTCTGATAATGTACATAATGCTAAAGGAAAACAGATAAAGCAACATGATCTCTAGACTCCAGGAAATAGGCCTCCCAACTGCAATTGAAAATACTGCATGTTTTTTATTTCCACTTCCATATGCTGTGATGCTGCCAATACTTTTCCCATGAGCATGTCCTGAGTAGCTGCAATCATCTGATATATGGATAGGAATGGTAAATACATTTCTGTCAAATTTTTCCATTGTTTCCACATAAAGTAGTATGGGGTGGATTGAACAAGGAGTGGTATTTTTCCTATTGTTTAATACTATTTTTTACAATAAATTCTGAAAAGTAGTCACTGTCTCTATGTTGATCCTTTTGCTTGTCAGTCCAAGTGGTAGATTACAGAGCAAGTTTCCCACTGTGAAGAACTTCGCTTGGAAGTTTTGATCCATTCCTGTATTCATACTTCCATGGGCACTTTCTAATgatgaaaattttttttctcccttaacCTTATTCTGCAGTGTCTAATAACTTGTTAGAATAGAAACTTCATGTGAATcttttgaatgaaaaaaatgcaaaggatTCAGATGACAAAGCAAGTATATCCCTGGAACAAATCTGCAACAGTACCCATGTTTCTACATCTCACCTttgtttgctgccttttttttttttttttccctgatgagaggaggggaaagaaagaaggcTTGTTGCTAAAAAGGCATAGTTTTGGGGTGTCACCCTCTCCCTGAGGTGCATACATCTAGGATTTCAGTGGATGCAGCTACGGTGTGGCTGTGCCTCTTTTGGCATACAAAATTTACTGCAAGTCATTGCTTGTTTAGTGTAAGTGTGTGAAGTGAAAGCAGATACTGTTAGACATAGTGTGTGAAAGCAGATACTGTTAGACATAGTGTGTGATATTAAACAGAGATCTGTCTCTTGTCTGTCCTAGCAGCTATCAGGGGGAATTAAAAAATGTTCATGGCACAGTTTGAAACGGATGAGATGAATTTCAGCACATTGCACTGCTTGGCTCAGTGACATTCTGCCTCTAGCCATGGAATGAGCACACAGTGGCTACCACTTTATTCAGCTCCTGCTTTTATACAgtcattcattattttaaaactacagATGTCTAAAAAGAGTACATTTTCCCTCCTAGCAATGTTTAGAAGTAGATGCTCTTTCAACAAGTACATACTGGCTCTAATGATTTTGAGATTTAAATTTTTGGTAAGGCaatagaaatttttttaatggcagaCATGATTTCTAAACTTCAGGCTGCCTGGCCATAATCAAAAGCTGTGAATAATTTCTAATAAGAAGCAAAGTGTATGTGCGGTGTATTAAAACACCAGCACAGATGGGAAGTAGCTAATGGCCTGAAAACCTCCTGctcaaggaaatatttttcccaaaaaacaatTGCACTGTAGCTGTTTGAAAAGTGACAGACATTTATCAGCAAAACAAGCTGCTAAACAAGCAATGgcaattttcccatttcttaTCCCATTACTCTGTGGAGCTATTGATACGCTTGGTCTGCAGCCAGAACAGGACTACGTCATGGCAGATGTTTCACaagggcagctctgtgtgctaAAAATCATCTCTTTTTCTGGAATCTGCtttc
This window encodes:
- the TSNAX gene encoding translin-associated protein X, whose product is MSGKEGSGGFRKRKHDNFPHGQRREEKENVNPPSALMKSFKSFQLELDTRHDKYERLVKLSRDITIESKRTIFLLHRFTSAPNGEEILSESEVKLDAVRQKIKQVAQELIGEDMYQFHRAISPGLQEYVEAVSFQYFIKTRSLISVEEINKQLIFTAEDREETTNMTSNCHDKQPCRWSLKVTPVDYLLGVADLTGELMRLCISSVGNGDIDTPFELSQFLRQIYDGFTFIGNTGPYEVSKKLYTLKQSLAKVENACYTLKVRGSEIPKHMLADVFSTKTELIDQEEGLP